The following are from one region of the Tachysurus fulvidraco isolate hzauxx_2018 chromosome 15, HZAU_PFXX_2.0, whole genome shotgun sequence genome:
- the lmtk2 gene encoding serine/threonine-protein kinase LMTK2 isoform X3: MTVKIGDYGIGSSRFKEDYITTEEDQCVALRWLAPELVGELHGGVITSEQTKPGNVWALGVTLWELFERGTHPYTHLSDKEVLHHVIRDQQIKLLKPHLDLPYSERWYEVLQFCWLPADKRATAEEIHRLLTYLRMQGQKEIEDDFEQRWSSLKPNPTARQTTVSHSSFPILEQFDDGREPDELLTVTETSHGLSFEYVWEAARLDHYDSHTRSSMETTLNYHSMFFPVPQQDIQAHFPETKPEAERVPGTLPVFDAREGHSGNEYYIQLEEQDESVLGVMDSQSAEGATASNKEQYFILQDVKLDESSTDADFFHQSIDSKDSFLQDSHIWSSSEHESPYQADIFSEKDSKSEEPHSFRSGFMELPEIQTFHGDTKGTMENESLSTSFFGIEKEAVHSRDFDGGNADVIKLLNTEKLVDNFVFLKENSLIKESSVLPESRDIQATDVALSLFDDVDAANNLNGTGDSSEPVVTSAQLREEFLDLVNPILRDFLSPLKESETLVPSDIFSSEETCSNQMPEITGSSNKETDQLDGWIYSESTSESAKIAVLNPTNSHQFNDEFATTDNLCTNANTSGLEECLTVSEENSQDKAIVVECSNQKSQLSSPVDESSIVDSGITEGLTSSDSFSEILSDGDVLSKIEEAPLQEAQEECFVDNHVSQDTSSPLILDSCLDQISQDSLLEDSISFTLPVLGNSAETPDSLERLEMHRELGHGKTLDHFNHKLQPPYRPADSGYETENIESPEWNSQPSTDDVSEENVNTAKEVHAAATLTPPEIIVSEVDSVPDVQENGDGLHQEIGDAPVGGSYRDSAYFSDNEELDKKSDDVSGGTRVDASPWVGNDHMSASTERHSSLPETVASDDQQIHVGPKIDAGVKASRQNVLSQEDDSDEEKPASDLTRKEERLESFSELLTYPPHSSFKPEAHEDTFSTSVTPSAENVVHAKLVRTYGEGPKKKEPDMEGRFLGKLEGATVTGGSEDGMEADEEDENSDDSDDDMRAYRLHSSSSESEDDVEHPVPVIVSDNSNACNLKSLLKPKSLQMDKSTTASNINTENRRAVSFFDDVTVYLFDQETPTKELGEHISGSNSQVSEFSSPSASSSYLNRFPNSESSTDEEGGAFEWDDDFSPDPSFLAKSGSDQTSNKATTAYFSPPPASRSSEQSWSSSTTYSRFSISPANIASFSLTHLTDSDIEQGGSSEDGEKD; this comes from the exons ATGACTGTCAAAATAGGAGATTATGGCATTGGCTCCTCAAGATTTAAA GAGGACTACATCACCACAGAGGAGGACCAGTGTGTAGCTTTGCGTTGGCTCGCACCGGAGCTCGTAGGTGAATTGCACGGAGGTGTGATAACATCCGAACAAACTAAGCCTGGTAACGTTTG GGCTTTGGGTGTGACCTTATGGGAACTGTTTGAGAGGGGAACACATCCTTATACACATCTGTCAGATAAAGAGGTACTTCACCATGTCATCCGAGATCAACAGATCAAACTCCTAAAGCCTCACCTCGATCTACCTTACTCAGAAAGATG GTACGAGGTACTGCAGTTTTGCTGGCTTCCTGCAGACAAAAGGGCCACAGCTGAGGAGATTCACCGGCTGCTCACCTACCTCCGGATGCAGGGGCAAAAAGAAATCGAAGACGACTTTGAGCAACGTTGGAGCTCTCTGAAGCCTAATCCTACCGCCCGGCAGACTACTGTCAGCCATTCATCCTTCCCCATATTAGAGCAGTTTGACGATGGCCGAGAACCGGATGAGTTACTCACTGTGACGGAGACGAGTCATGGTCTAAGTTTTGAGTATGTATGGGAAGCTGCAAGACTTGACCACTATGACAGCCACACTCGGTCTTCCATGGAAACAACTCTCAACTATCACAGCATGTTCTTTCCAGTGCCACAGCAAGACATCCAGGCTCACTTTCCCGAGACTAAACCAGAGGCCGAAAGAGTCCCAGGGACCTTGCCAGTGTTTGATGCAAGAGAGGGACACTCTGGGAACGAGTACTACATTCAGTTAGAGGAGCAAGATGAAAGTGTCCTTGGAGTCATGGATAGTCAGAGTGCTGAGGGAGCAACTGCTTCAAACAAGGAGCAATACTTCATCTTGCAGGACGTCAAGTTAGACGAGTCTAGCACAGATGCAGATTTCTTTCATCAGAGCATAGACTCTAAAGACTCGTTTCTTCAAGACAGCCATATATGGTCCTCAAGTGAACATGAGAGTCCTTACCAAGCAGACATTTTCAGCGAGAAAGATTCAAAATCAGAGGAACCTCATTCTTTCAGAAGTGGTTTCATGGAGCTTCCTGAGATTCAGACTTTTCATGGAGACACCAAGGGCACAATGGAAAATGAAAGTCTGAGCACTTCTTTCTTTGGTATAGAAAAAGAAGCTGTTCATTCAAGAGACTTTGATGGAGGGAATGCAGATGTAATAAAGCTTCTAAACACAGAGAAACTGGTTGACAACTTTGTATTCCTAAAAGAAAACAGCCTAATTAAAGAGAGCTCTGTACTTCCAGAGTCCAGAGACATACAGGCAACAGATGTAGCGCTAAGCCTGTTTGATGATGTTGATGCTGCAAATAATTTGAATGGTACTGGTGACTCCTCAGAACCTGTAGTAACGTCTGCACAGCTTAGGGAGGAATTCTTGGACTTGGTAAATCCAATTTTAAGAGATTTCCTATCACCTTTAAAAGAAAGTGAAACACTGGTGCCTTCAGATATATTCTCATCGGAAGAAACCTGTAGCAACCAGATGCCAGAAATCACTGGCTCTTCAAATAAGGAAACTGATCAATTAGATGGCTGGATTTATTCTGAGTCTACCTCTGAGAGCGCCAAGATCGCTGTTTTAAATCCGACCAATAGTCATCAGTTTAATGATGAATTTGCCACCACAGACAATTTGTGCACAAATGCCAATACCTCTGGCCTTGAAGAATGCCTCACTGTCTCTGAGGAGAACAGCCAGGACAAAGCAATTGTAGTAGAGTGTTCTAATCAGAAGAGCCAGCTCTCTTCTCCTGTAGATGAATCTTCAATAGTAGATAGTGGTATAACTGAAGGCTTAACAAGTAGTGACTCCTtcagtgaaattctttcagATGGGGATGTTCTCAGCAAAATCGAAGAGGCTCCATTACAAGAAGCTCAGGAAGAATGTTTTGTGGACAACCATGTTTCTCAGGATACATCCTCACCATTGATCTTAGACTCTTGTTTGGACCAGATCAGCCAGGACAGCCTTCTGGAGGACAgcatttcatttactttaccAGTTCTTGGGAATTCAGCAGAAACCCCTGATTCGTTAGAGAGGTTAGAGATGCATAGAGAGTTGGGGCATGGGAAAACTCTGGATCATTTCAATCATAAGCTCCAACCACCTTACAGACCTGCAGACAGTGGATATGAAACAGAGAACATTGAATCACCCGAGTGGAATTCTCAACCAAGCACAGACGATGTCTCAGAGGAAAATGTAAATACTGCTAAAGAAGTGCATGCTGCTGCCACGCTGACTCCTCCAGAAATAATAGTGTCTGAAGTGGACAGTGTACCTGATGTTCAGGAAAATGGAGATGGTCTGCACCAAGAAATTGGTGATGCACCTGTTGGTGGAAGCTACAGAGACTCTGCTTACTTCTCTGACAATGAAGAACTGGATAAGAAGAGCGACGATGTCAGCGGTGGAACTCGTGTTGATGCATCTCCTTGGGTTGGGAACGATCATATGAGTGCGTCAACAGAAAGGCATTCATCTCTCCCAGAAACTGTAGCATCTGATGATCAGCAAATACATGTTGGTCCTAAAATCGATGCTGGCGTAAAGGCGTCCAGACAGAACGTCTTGAGTCAAGAAGACGACTCGGATGAAGAAAAGCCAGCATCTGATCTAACTCGGAAAGAAGAGCGGTTGGAATCCTTCTCTGAACTCTTAACATATCCACCTCATTCCAGTTTTAAACCTGAAGCTCATGAAGACACATTCTCTACCTCAGTAACGCCTTCAGCCGAAAATGTAGTCCATGCAAAACTGGTGAGGACCTATGGGGAAGGCCCAAAGAAAAAGGAGCCTGATATGGAAGGAAGATTCCTTGGAAAGCTAGAAGGAGCTACGGTGACTGGAGGTTCAGAAGACGGCATGGAGGCtgatgaggaggatgagaaCAGTGATGATTCAGACGATGACATGCGTGCATACAGACTGCACAGCTCCAGCTCGGAGAGCGAGGATGACGTCGAGCATCCTGTTCCTGTAATAGTGTCCGACAACAGCAACGCCTGCAACCTCAAGAGCTTGTTAAAACCTAAATCGCTCCAGATGGATAAATCCACAACAGCATCGAATATTAACACAGAAAACAGAAGAGCAGTGTCCTTCTTTGATGATGTCACCGTTTACCTCTTTGACCag GAAACCCCAACAAAGGAGCTTGGAGAGCATATCTCAGGCTCCAACAGCCAGGTGTCTGAGTTTAGCAGCCCGTCGGCCTCCTCCAGTTACCTAAACAGATTTCCCAACTCAGAAAGCTCCACAGATGAAGAAG GTGGTGCATTCGAGTGGGACGATGACTTCTCTCCAGACCCCTCCTTTCTAGCTAAGTCAGGAAGTGATCAGACTTCAAACAAGGCCACGACAGCATACTTCTCCCCTCCCCCTGCAAGCCGCTCCTCAGAGCAGAGCTGGAGCAGCTCCACCACGTACTCCCGCTTCTCCATCTCTCCAGCAAACATCGCCAGCTTCTccctcacccacctcacagaCTCGGACATCGAACAAGGAG GAAGCAgtgaagatggagagaaagactGA